A stretch of Lathyrus oleraceus cultivar Zhongwan6 chromosome 6, CAAS_Psat_ZW6_1.0, whole genome shotgun sequence DNA encodes these proteins:
- the LOC127094854 gene encoding uncharacterized protein LOC127094854: MLLTEYDIQYVTQKAIKRSVLSDYLAHLPVEGYQPLQFDFPDEDIMFIRDFTMLGFKVSPEEGPKPGSRWTLVFDGASNARGHDIGVVITSPTGFHIPFTARLCFDCTNNMAEYEACIYGLEAAIDLRIKILEVFGYSTLVIIQVKGDWETRDSKLIPYKEHIRKLIPYFDEISVHHISREENQLADTLATLASMFKVKWKNEAPSIQIDHLDEPAHCLAIEVDPDDKPWFYDIKTFLEKQQYPEGMSITDKKALRRLSSKFFLNDGVLYKRNYDYVLLRCVDRHEASTIIRSIHEGCEGVHAKGPTMAKKILRAVRTSIGATPYSPVYGMEVFLPIEVEIPSLRVIMEADLDEAEWVQSRYDQLNLIKEKRLMTVCHG; the protein is encoded by the exons ATGCTGCTAACCGAGTATGATATACAGTACGTGACCCAGAAAGCAATAAAAAGGAGTGTTCTGTCTGACTATCTAGCCCACCTGCCTGTCGAAGGTTACCAACCGTTACAgtttgactttccagatgaagacatcatgtttatCAGAGATTTTACTATGCTAGGCTTCAAGGTAAGCCCTGAGGAAGGCCCCAAACCAGGATCGCGGTGGACACTCGTGTTCGACGGTGCTTCCAATGCCCGAGGTCATGATATAGGTGTTGTTATCACTTCTCCAACTGGTTTCCACATCCCCTTCACCGCTAGATTATGTTTTgactgcaccaacaatatggcagaatatgaagcatgtatctacGGTTTAGAGGCGGCAATCGATTTGAGAATCAAAATCCTCGAGGTATTCGGTTATTCAACTCTGGTAATCATTCAGGTTAAAGGCGATTGGGAGACTCGGGATAGCAAGTTGATACCCTATAAAGAGCACATCAGAAAACTGATACCCTATTTTGATGAAATCTCCGTTCATCATATTTCTAGGGAAGAAAATCAGTTAGCAGACACTCTAGCTACGTTGgcatctatgttcaaagtcaaatggaagaatgaagcaccatcCATCCAAATTGACCACctagatgaaccagcacattGTCTAGCAATTGAGGTCGATCCTGACGATAAGCCTTGGTTCTACGACATAAAGACATTTCTGGAGAAACAACAGTATCCCGAGGGTATGTCCATTACCGATAAGAAAGCTCTGAGAAGACTCTCTTCTAAGTTCTTCCTAAACGATGGTGTATTATACAAGAGGAATTATGACTATGTactgctcagatgtgtggatagacacgaagctagTACAATCATAAGATCCATACACGAAGGTTGCGAGGGTGTACATGCGAAGGGTCCTActatggccaagaagattctacgggctg TCCGCACGTCCATTGGGGCAACTCCGTACTCTCCAGTTTATGGGATGGAGGTCTTCCTACCAATCGAAGTTGAGATTCCTTCACTCAGGGTCATCATGGAAGCAGATCttgatgaagctgaatgggttcaatctcggtatgaccaactgaatctAATTAAAGAGAAGCGTTTGATGACCGTCTGTCATGGTTAG